In Blastopirellula sp. J2-11, a single genomic region encodes these proteins:
- a CDS encoding arylsulfatase, with amino-acid sequence MNARLIFATLSLLLALTSWSQAERRPNVVVFLADDQGWGDLSYQGNKNLATPHIDAIAQQGASFDWFYVCSLCAPTRAEFLTARFHARGGVRGVSTGQERLNVDEQTFVEAFRDAGYATAAFGKWHNGTQFPYHPNARGFDEFCGFCSGHWGNYFDPLLEHNNQLIRGEGFIVDDLTNRAIQFIERHQDEPFLCYVPFNTPHSPMQVPDKFYDKFADVDVEMRNRDPEKEDMAMTRAALAMCENIDWNVGRVLQKLDDLKLTDDTIVVYFSDNGPNSWRWNGGMKGRKGSTDEGGVRSPLFIRWPGHIATGVKIEQVAGAIDLGPTLADLAGVKFQPKKQLDGRSLSTLLLGQATKLPERYLFSIRINKWKNVSVRSQRFRLDSAGHLYEIANDIGQQKNVAAQNQDVVSELTKAADQFRREIATQMEAQTRPFTVGFAPLTQLPARDGKPHGNIRRSAPAPNCSYFTGWKSADDKMTWDIEIGQAGKYEPIVYYAAPKSVVGTTLQLRFAGQKSTGEIHAPHDPPAYGPELDRASRGSESPVKDFTPLSLGVLELPAGTGELTLSAPDLTSSQGPEIRMLLLRRIP; translated from the coding sequence ATGAATGCACGCCTCATCTTCGCAACGTTGTCTCTGTTGCTCGCACTCACTTCGTGGAGCCAAGCCGAACGGCGTCCGAACGTCGTCGTCTTTCTGGCCGACGATCAAGGCTGGGGCGACCTGAGCTATCAGGGCAATAAGAATCTGGCGACTCCCCATATCGACGCGATCGCCCAGCAAGGCGCCTCGTTTGATTGGTTCTACGTTTGCAGCTTGTGCGCACCGACGCGGGCCGAATTTTTGACGGCGCGGTTTCATGCTCGCGGCGGCGTTCGCGGCGTTTCGACTGGTCAGGAGCGTCTGAACGTGGATGAACAAACGTTTGTTGAAGCGTTTCGGGATGCTGGTTACGCGACCGCCGCCTTTGGCAAATGGCACAACGGAACGCAGTTCCCCTATCATCCGAACGCGCGCGGATTTGATGAGTTCTGCGGGTTTTGCTCCGGACATTGGGGGAACTATTTTGATCCGTTGTTGGAACACAACAACCAACTGATCCGCGGCGAGGGGTTTATTGTCGATGATCTGACCAATCGAGCCATCCAGTTCATCGAGCGTCATCAAGACGAACCGTTCTTGTGTTACGTGCCGTTCAACACGCCTCACTCGCCGATGCAGGTTCCCGACAAGTTTTACGACAAATTCGCCGATGTCGACGTCGAGATGCGAAATCGTGATCCCGAGAAAGAGGACATGGCGATGACCCGCGCCGCTCTGGCGATGTGCGAAAACATCGACTGGAATGTCGGCCGTGTCCTGCAAAAGCTCGACGACTTAAAACTGACCGACGACACCATCGTAGTTTATTTCTCGGATAATGGTCCCAACAGCTGGCGTTGGAACGGCGGGATGAAGGGGCGAAAGGGTTCTACCGATGAAGGAGGCGTTCGCTCTCCGCTCTTCATTCGCTGGCCCGGTCATATCGCCACCGGAGTCAAAATTGAGCAAGTCGCCGGCGCTATCGATCTGGGACCAACGCTCGCCGACCTGGCAGGCGTCAAGTTTCAGCCGAAAAAGCAACTCGATGGTCGCAGTCTCTCAACGCTGCTGCTGGGTCAGGCAACGAAGCTGCCCGAACGTTACCTGTTTTCGATCCGCATCAATAAATGGAAAAACGTCAGCGTCCGCTCTCAGCGATTTCGGCTCGATTCGGCAGGCCATCTCTACGAGATCGCCAATGATATCGGCCAACAGAAGAATGTCGCCGCGCAAAACCAAGACGTGGTTAGCGAATTAACGAAGGCCGCCGATCAATTCCGCCGTGAAATCGCCACGCAGATGGAGGCCCAAACTCGACCGTTTACAGTCGGTTTTGCGCCCCTTACGCAATTACCGGCAAGAGACGGCAAGCCGCACGGAAATATCCGTCGCAGCGCTCCAGCGCCCAATTGTTCGTACTTCACCGGTTGGAAGAGTGCGGACGATAAAATGACTTGGGATATAGAGATCGGTCAAGCCGGCAAATACGAACCGATTGTCTATTATGCGGCCCCCAAGAGCGTGGTCGGAACGACGCTTCAACTTCGCTTCGCAGGTCAAAAGTCGACCGGCGAGATCCATGCGCCGCATGATCCGCCTGCCTACGGCCCCGAACTGGATCGCGCGTCGCGCGGCAGCGAATCACCGGTAAAAGACTTTACTCCGCTCTCATTAGGGGTTCTTGAACTGCCGGCTGGGACCGGCGAACTGACCCTCTCTGCGCCGGATCTGACCTCCAGCCAAGGGCCTGAAATCCGAATGCTGTTGCTGCGTCGAATTCCTTAA
- a CDS encoding response regulator — protein MNVNEQRILHIDDDPTITRMMQARLAQHGYAVDELHDPTCWRGALVNGGYRVVILDIEMPQLSGLEVLQQIKQFDIGVAVIMLTGQLKMNLVFEALGYGAEYCLFKPADELRPILEALEASFYRIDHWRSAGAHAARQMRIQKKTSEIKSKLKASAATSSSIVGQLPASFEWRRFEDYLVLRGALTPEKLEIARAAYARSVKPIGQIALQNRYLGVAGLMQVLERQADTQALFGETAIELKLLTPEQVEDLLEKQQHLSTTPQDAIFTVGAMTPVNLNRYLAEYLREMEASSSWAVPSPETTDHHHQVTATL, from the coding sequence ATGAACGTAAACGAACAACGCATCCTACATATCGACGATGATCCGACGATCACGCGGATGATGCAGGCACGTCTAGCCCAGCATGGCTACGCCGTCGACGAATTGCATGATCCGACCTGCTGGCGCGGCGCGCTGGTGAACGGCGGATATCGCGTCGTCATTCTCGACATCGAAATGCCGCAACTGAGCGGTCTCGAAGTTCTGCAACAAATCAAACAATTCGATATCGGCGTCGCGGTCATCATGTTGACCGGCCAGCTGAAAATGAACCTGGTGTTCGAGGCGCTTGGCTACGGCGCGGAATACTGCTTGTTCAAGCCGGCGGACGAATTGCGTCCGATACTTGAGGCGCTCGAAGCGTCCTTCTATCGAATCGATCATTGGCGATCGGCCGGGGCTCACGCCGCTCGCCAGATGCGAATTCAGAAGAAGACTTCGGAAATCAAATCTAAATTGAAAGCGAGCGCCGCCACGTCGTCGTCCATCGTCGGACAGTTGCCGGCCAGCTTTGAGTGGCGCAGGTTCGAGGATTATCTTGTTTTGCGCGGCGCTCTGACGCCGGAGAAGCTTGAGATCGCCCGCGCCGCTTACGCTCGATCGGTCAAGCCGATCGGCCAGATCGCCTTGCAAAACCGCTACCTCGGGGTCGCTGGGCTCATGCAAGTTCTCGAACGACAAGCCGATACGCAGGCCTTGTTCGGAGAAACGGCGATTGAGCTCAAATTGCTAACGCCCGAACAGGTGGAAGACTTACTGGAAAAGCAGCAGCATCTTTCCACAACCCCGCAAGATGCAATCTTTACGGTCGGTGCGATGACGCCGGTCAACTTGAATCGCTATCTCGCAGAATATCTACGAGAAATGGAAGCGTCTTCTTCATGGGCGGTTCCATCGCCAGAGACAACTGACCATCACCATCAAGTTACGGCGACACTATAG
- a CDS encoding chemotaxis protein CheW yields MYEDNELVAEFVIESNEHLANVESQLLAIEAGGSNIDVDLVNTVFRAIHSIKGAAGFLGLRNINDLSHSLENVLNKLRNLELVPNSAMIDVMLRASDQLRSMINDIDNSNGMPIADFIKQLDEIAAGVAPTVAATPVAMETVQTTAAADEDSPIEIATPTLVAETPPAVAAPAPVAKAASEESRPEASASVEANIRVPVSVLDRLMNLTGELVLCRNQVIQAISCRNDSGLEAVASGLDQVTSELQDAVMQTRMQPIGSVFNRFIRVVRDLGAKLGKESNLQIDGKEVEVDKSIIEAIGDPMTHLIRNSMDHGLETPQERIAAGKSPSGQINLRAYHQAGKVRIEIEDDGKGINPAILKEKAVSKGVITQDQADQMSDRDAVRLIFHAGFSTAEKLTDVSGRGVGMDVVRSNIEKLGGTVDVESTIGRGTNILITLPLTLAIIPSLIVESCGNRFAIPQANIAELVRIRADDEHRLTRVKGVEMLRLRGSLLPIVRMKQILNLENEEAATTSSSVIVVETGRARYGLAVDGLHDSEEIVVKPLGRHLRSCKCLSGATILGDGHIALILDVSGIGAEAKLDLTDQSDLEAKRIQDDLHAGEESQTLLMFTNHPQEHFAIPMGVVLRVERIRVDQIDSVGGLEVLQYRGASLPVLRLENNVNARPAPTDLESVFVVIFDINGYEVGLIAPQLKDIQNVAMHIDATTFCETGVCGSFVLEDQAIRLLDVFKIVEKHRPEWFEHHKVAAETRSHDPIVLLAEDSDFFRRQVKSFLEEAGFQVVDAEDGQIAWETLQRGEFAFDLIVTDIEMPRMNGFEFSRKVRNSEQWKEMPIVALTSLASDEHRREGENAGINDYQIKMDRERLLSSVSRLTQTDVETLRRNAMREDATRELSTAGV; encoded by the coding sequence ATGTACGAAGACAATGAACTAGTCGCCGAGTTCGTAATCGAATCGAACGAGCATCTCGCGAACGTCGAATCGCAATTGCTGGCGATCGAAGCTGGCGGATCCAACATCGACGTCGATCTTGTGAACACCGTTTTTCGTGCGATCCATTCCATCAAGGGCGCCGCCGGATTTTTGGGACTGCGCAACATCAACGACTTGTCGCACAGTCTTGAGAACGTGCTCAACAAGCTCCGTAACCTAGAGCTTGTCCCCAACTCGGCGATGATCGACGTCATGCTTCGCGCATCCGATCAGCTACGATCGATGATCAACGACATCGACAACTCCAACGGCATGCCGATCGCCGATTTCATCAAACAGCTTGATGAGATCGCAGCCGGCGTTGCGCCGACTGTCGCCGCAACTCCAGTCGCCATGGAAACCGTCCAAACAACGGCGGCGGCTGACGAAGACTCACCGATCGAAATCGCGACGCCCACCCTCGTTGCGGAGACGCCGCCGGCTGTCGCGGCGCCGGCCCCTGTTGCGAAAGCGGCCAGCGAAGAAAGTCGCCCGGAAGCGTCGGCCAGCGTCGAAGCGAACATTCGCGTTCCGGTCAGCGTGCTTGATCGCCTGATGAACCTGACGGGCGAACTCGTACTTTGCCGCAACCAGGTGATTCAAGCGATCTCCTGCCGGAATGATTCTGGGCTAGAAGCGGTCGCCTCGGGTCTCGACCAGGTTACCAGCGAATTGCAAGACGCCGTCATGCAAACCCGGATGCAGCCGATTGGTTCGGTCTTCAATCGTTTTATCCGGGTCGTTCGCGATCTGGGCGCCAAGCTTGGCAAAGAGTCGAATCTGCAGATCGACGGCAAAGAAGTCGAAGTCGACAAGTCGATTATTGAAGCGATCGGCGATCCGATGACCCATTTGATCCGTAACTCAATGGATCATGGGCTAGAGACCCCGCAAGAACGAATCGCCGCCGGCAAGAGCCCGAGCGGGCAAATCAACCTTCGCGCCTATCATCAAGCGGGCAAGGTCCGCATTGAGATCGAAGATGACGGCAAAGGAATCAACCCGGCGATCCTGAAAGAAAAAGCAGTCAGTAAAGGCGTGATCACGCAAGATCAGGCCGATCAAATGAGCGATCGCGATGCGGTTCGCTTGATCTTCCACGCGGGCTTTTCGACCGCAGAAAAATTGACCGATGTCAGCGGACGCGGCGTCGGCATGGACGTGGTTCGCAGTAACATCGAGAAACTCGGCGGAACGGTGGATGTCGAATCGACGATCGGCCGCGGAACCAACATCCTAATCACGTTGCCGTTGACGCTGGCGATCATCCCGTCGTTAATCGTTGAGTCTTGCGGTAATCGCTTCGCAATTCCGCAAGCCAATATTGCAGAACTGGTTCGCATTCGAGCCGACGACGAACATCGCTTGACTCGCGTCAAAGGGGTCGAAATGCTACGACTTCGCGGTTCGTTGCTGCCGATCGTCCGCATGAAGCAAATTTTGAACTTAGAGAACGAAGAAGCGGCGACGACCTCGAGCAGCGTCATCGTTGTCGAGACAGGACGCGCCCGCTACGGACTAGCGGTCGATGGTCTGCACGATTCCGAAGAAATCGTCGTCAAACCGCTTGGTCGCCACCTGCGCAGCTGCAAGTGTCTTTCCGGAGCTACGATCCTGGGCGATGGTCACATCGCGTTGATCCTGGACGTTTCCGGAATCGGCGCCGAGGCGAAACTCGACCTGACCGATCAAAGCGATCTCGAAGCGAAACGGATCCAAGACGATCTGCACGCCGGCGAAGAATCGCAAACGTTGCTGATGTTCACGAATCATCCGCAAGAGCATTTCGCCATCCCGATGGGAGTCGTCCTTCGCGTCGAACGGATTCGAGTCGATCAGATCGATTCGGTCGGCGGTCTGGAAGTGCTGCAATATCGCGGAGCTTCGTTACCGGTCCTGCGGCTGGAAAACAACGTCAACGCTCGACCGGCTCCGACAGATCTGGAAAGCGTGTTCGTCGTGATCTTCGACATCAACGGTTATGAAGTCGGCTTGATCGCGCCGCAACTGAAAGACATTCAAAACGTCGCGATGCACATCGACGCGACGACCTTCTGCGAAACCGGAGTCTGCGGCTCGTTCGTGTTGGAGGACCAGGCGATTCGGCTGCTCGACGTCTTCAAGATTGTCGAAAAGCATCGCCCTGAATGGTTCGAACACCACAAGGTCGCGGCCGAAACTCGCTCGCACGATCCCATTGTCCTGCTGGCGGAAGACTCCGACTTCTTCCGACGCCAAGTGAAGAGCTTCCTGGAAGAAGCCGGCTTCCAAGTGGTCGACGCCGAAGATGGCCAGATCGCCTGGGAGACGCTGCAGCGCGGCGAATTCGCGTTTGACTTGATCGTCACCGATATCGAAATGCCTCGCATGAACGGCTTTGAATTTTCTCGCAAAGTCCGCAACTCAGAGCAGTGGAAAGAGATGCCGATCGTCGCTCTAACTTCACTCGCGTCCGACGAACATCGCCGCGAAGGGGAGAACGCAGGCATCAACGACTATCAAATCAAGATGGATCGCGAACGCCTGTTGTCATCGGTCTCTCGACTGACGCAGACCGACGTGGAAACGCTTCGCCGTAATGCGATGCGTGAGGACGCTACTCGAGAACTGTCAACCGCGGGAGTCTAA
- a CDS encoding chemotaxis protein CheW, producing the protein MTNNEKKSIIDGEQQFVTFYLSDVLLAIPIGCVQEINRQLECTPVPQAPPYVCGCVNLRGEVVTVVNPREILKLEPADETRESRNLIINSQGEAVGLIVDKVSDILTLKADDVSAPPANLKGIEGRFFVGVHQREKDVVVLLNIDEMLNDTSEYASLA; encoded by the coding sequence ATGACTAACAACGAAAAGAAAAGCATTATCGACGGTGAACAACAGTTCGTCACGTTTTACCTAAGCGACGTGCTGTTGGCGATACCGATCGGCTGCGTCCAAGAGATCAACCGTCAATTGGAATGCACGCCGGTGCCGCAAGCTCCGCCATACGTCTGCGGCTGCGTCAACCTGCGCGGCGAAGTGGTCACGGTGGTGAATCCGCGAGAGATCCTGAAACTTGAACCGGCGGACGAGACTCGTGAGAGTCGCAATCTGATCATCAATTCGCAAGGCGAAGCGGTCGGACTTATCGTCGATAAAGTGTCAGACATCCTGACGCTCAAAGCGGACGACGTCTCTGCTCCGCCAGCCAACTTGAAAGGAATCGAAGGACGCTTTTTCGTGGGCGTTCATCAACGTGAAAAGGATGTCGTCGTGTTGCTGAACATTGATGAAATGTTGAACGACACGAGCGAGTACGCATCGCTAGCCTAG
- a CDS encoding chemotaxis response regulator protein-glutamate methylesterase gives MSDEDQIRVLVVDDSALYRKLVRDVLAQIPQLEVVGVAADGRIALDKIEYLRPDLITLDVEMPTIDGLGVLKELKRFPHQPGVIMLSALTGAGAEATMAALQLGAFDFVLKPAGATVEASTAALSETLKQRVDAYLRRVVRTPKLVAAGQTQRHAGGTPKASEEPKPPHPASIKTALDLSFRFPIDAVAIGISTGGPPALTAQLPTIPKDFPVPVFVVQHMPPIFTKSLAEDLNRRCQAEVVEAGDGDEVRPGKIYIAPGGHQMKVERDGARTRVRVNDDPHERNCRPSVDYLFRSVSHVYGGSALGVIMTGMGDDGTVGCKLLKRQGANIIAQNEESSVVYGMPRSIVEADLADLICPLHDVGREIVNCVKRSRG, from the coding sequence ATGAGCGATGAAGATCAGATTCGCGTCCTCGTTGTCGACGACTCGGCTCTGTACCGTAAGTTAGTCCGAGACGTACTTGCCCAAATCCCTCAACTCGAGGTCGTCGGCGTCGCGGCCGATGGACGCATCGCCCTCGACAAAATTGAATACCTGCGCCCCGACTTGATCACGCTTGACGTCGAAATGCCGACGATCGACGGACTGGGGGTTCTGAAAGAATTGAAACGCTTCCCGCACCAGCCCGGCGTAATCATGCTGAGTGCGCTGACCGGCGCCGGCGCCGAAGCGACGATGGCGGCGCTGCAGTTGGGCGCGTTCGACTTCGTGTTGAAACCGGCCGGCGCTACAGTCGAAGCCAGCACCGCGGCGTTGTCCGAAACATTGAAACAGCGGGTCGACGCTTACTTGCGGCGCGTCGTGAGGACGCCCAAATTGGTCGCCGCTGGCCAGACGCAGCGACATGCTGGGGGCACGCCCAAAGCGAGCGAAGAACCGAAGCCGCCTCATCCGGCATCGATCAAAACGGCGCTCGATTTGTCCTTTCGATTTCCGATCGACGCCGTGGCGATAGGGATTTCGACCGGCGGACCGCCGGCGCTTACCGCTCAGTTGCCGACAATCCCCAAAGACTTTCCGGTTCCTGTTTTCGTCGTTCAGCATATGCCGCCGATCTTCACCAAGTCGCTTGCCGAAGATCTCAATCGCCGCTGCCAGGCCGAAGTGGTCGAAGCCGGCGATGGCGATGAGGTTCGGCCCGGTAAAATTTATATCGCTCCCGGCGGTCACCAGATGAAAGTCGAACGAGACGGGGCGCGAACGCGCGTTCGCGTCAATGACGATCCTCACGAACGAAACTGCCGTCCTTCGGTCGATTACCTATTCCGATCGGTCTCGCATGTCTATGGCGGATCCGCTCTCGGCGTGATCATGACCGGAATGGGAGACGACGGCACGGTCGGCTGCAAATTGCTCAAGCGCCAAGGGGCGAACATTATCGCCCAGAATGAAGAAAGCTCCGTTGTGTACGGGATGCCGCGGAGCATCGTCGAGGCCGATTTGGCCGATTTGATTTGTCCACTACACGACGTCGGACGGGAAATCGTCAATTGCGTCAAACGGAGCCGGGGTTAG
- a CDS encoding CheR family methyltransferase: MTPQDIDAICGLVYDLCGIALDSSKDYLIESRLAELVKREGCANYVDFAVRARRSGDDLKRDVVNAITTRETLFFRDKSPFEALMFKAIPELADEKSKSVYDKRIRIWSAACSTGQEPYSIAMTLMETLPDYRSWNISILATDISDDAINRASRGLYPPLETSRGLEPRYLNKYFTPQDGGHRIKDEVRAMVSFEKVNLLQSFVHLGRFDIIFCRNAIIYFNAEDRRRTYLNLANQVTDNGYLFVGSSESLIDLGPKFQPQHHCKSVFYQPNRQLPDFILANKVGTAATPSLTAAR; the protein is encoded by the coding sequence ATGACGCCTCAAGATATTGACGCGATTTGCGGTCTGGTTTACGACCTTTGCGGAATCGCACTCGATAGCTCGAAAGACTATTTAATCGAGAGCCGTCTCGCCGAACTCGTGAAACGCGAAGGTTGCGCCAACTACGTCGACTTCGCGGTCCGCGCTCGTCGCTCAGGCGACGATTTGAAACGAGACGTGGTCAATGCGATCACAACGCGCGAAACCCTGTTCTTTCGTGACAAGTCTCCCTTCGAAGCGTTGATGTTTAAAGCGATTCCGGAACTTGCCGACGAGAAGTCGAAGTCCGTTTACGACAAGCGAATCCGGATTTGGTCAGCCGCTTGCAGCACCGGCCAAGAGCCGTACAGCATCGCAATGACGCTGATGGAAACGTTGCCCGACTATCGCAGTTGGAATATCTCGATCCTCGCAACCGACATCTCCGACGATGCGATCAATCGCGCCAGTCGTGGGCTTTACCCGCCGCTAGAAACGTCACGCGGGCTCGAACCGCGATATCTCAACAAATACTTCACGCCCCAAGACGGCGGACATCGCATTAAAGACGAAGTTCGTGCGATGGTCTCGTTTGAGAAGGTCAACCTGCTGCAAAGCTTCGTTCACCTGGGACGGTTTGACATCATCTTTTGCCGCAATGCGATCATCTATTTCAATGCCGAAGACCGTCGCCGGACCTATTTGAACCTGGCGAATCAAGTGACCGACAATGGATATCTGTTTGTCGGCTCGTCAGAATCATTGATCGACCTGGGACCAAAGTTCCAACCGCAACATCACTGCAAGTCGGTCTTCTATCAACCCAATCGCCAATTGCCTGATTTTATTTTGGCGAACAAAGTGGGGACGGCCGCGACTCCATCGTTGACAGCCGCCCGGTAG
- the cysD gene encoding sulfate adenylyltransferase subunit CysD, which yields MSGYNITHLRQLEAESIHVLREVAAEFENPVMLYSVGKDSSVMVQLALKAFYPAKPPFPLMHVDTTWKFREMIQFREDYARKELGLDLIVHINEEGRAAGIDPFEDSVRHTDLMKTDGLKQALNKHKFDAAFGGARRDEEKSRAKERIFSFRDKNHRWDPKNQRPELWNLFNTRVNKGESIRVFPLSNWTELDVWQYIHLEQIPIVPLYYSAKRPVVWRNDMWILVDDDRFVLAPGEKIEEKMVRFRTLGCYPLTGAVESTATTLPDIIQEMLLTTTSERQGRAIDKDQGASMEKKKIEGYF from the coding sequence ATGTCGGGCTACAACATAACTCACTTACGTCAGTTGGAAGCGGAAAGTATTCACGTCTTGCGTGAGGTCGCCGCTGAGTTCGAAAACCCGGTCATGCTCTATTCGGTCGGCAAAGACTCGTCGGTCATGGTGCAGCTCGCCTTGAAGGCGTTCTATCCGGCCAAGCCGCCGTTTCCGCTGATGCATGTCGACACGACGTGGAAATTCCGCGAAATGATCCAATTTCGCGAAGATTACGCCCGCAAAGAGCTCGGGCTCGACCTGATCGTACACATCAACGAGGAAGGCCGCGCCGCCGGCATTGATCCGTTTGAAGACAGCGTTCGTCACACCGACCTGATGAAGACCGATGGTCTAAAACAGGCGCTCAACAAGCACAAGTTTGACGCGGCTTTCGGCGGCGCTCGCCGCGACGAAGAGAAGTCGCGCGCCAAAGAGCGGATCTTCTCGTTCCGCGACAAAAACCATCGCTGGGACCCAAAAAACCAGCGGCCAGAGCTCTGGAATCTGTTCAACACCCGGGTCAACAAAGGGGAAAGCATTCGCGTTTTCCCGCTGTCGAACTGGACCGAGCTCGACGTCTGGCAGTACATCCATCTCGAGCAAATCCCGATCGTTCCCCTCTATTACTCGGCCAAACGGCCGGTCGTCTGGCGGAACGACATGTGGATCTTGGTCGACGATGATCGCTTCGTGCTGGCTCCCGGCGAAAAAATCGAAGAGAAGATGGTCCGCTTCCGGACGCTCGGCTGCTATCCGCTGACCGGCGCCGTCGAATCGACCGCGACCACGCTTCCCGACATCATTCAAGAGATGCTGTTAACCACGACCTCCGAACGTCAGGGGCGCGCGATCGACAAAGATCAGGGCGCTTCGATGGAAAAGAAGAAGATCGAAGGTTACTTCTAA
- the cysN gene encoding sulfate adenylyltransferase subunit CysN, giving the protein MSHQSDLIATDINAYLAQHERKELLRFITCGSVDDGKSTLIGKLLIEAKATFEDQLAAIERDSATHGTVSGELDPALLMDGLKDEREQGITIDVAYRYFSTAKRKFIIADTPGHEQYTRNMATGASTADLAIILIDARHGVMTQTKRHSFITSLLGIKHIVVAINKMDLVDFSQERFEQIKADYVEFAAKMAADDVHFIPLSALKGDNLVTASPNMPWYDGSTLMHLLENVYIASDRNLQDFRFPVQLVNRPHLNFRGFCGTIASGTIRPGEEVMALPSKKTSRVKAIVTMDGDQEEACPPLAVTITLEDEIDVSRGDMLVRPGNQPLVDDRFDAMVVWMDEDPMVPGKSYLVKHTTTLTPGTISTLRYQIDVNTLHRKDAPTLALNEIGRCEVRLNRPIAFDPYPKNRTTGAFIVIDRMTNRTVAAGMIIDRKEKKVAHWDDEPTSGPTSEGVTSVTAEQREARFGQQPTTLLLTGLTGAGKTTIAYALERRLFDEGRVCVVLDGQNLRSGVSRDLGFTADERSENLRRGSEIAALMNGAGMICICAFTAPNEDVRQKAAEVVGKDRFVVVHLSAPIEVCRQRDDSGLYEKADSGEIANFPGVSYEFEPPTSPDLMLPTHELEVSESVDKIMALLKERNVI; this is encoded by the coding sequence ATGTCGCACCAATCCGACCTGATCGCCACCGACATTAACGCTTATCTCGCTCAGCACGAGCGAAAAGAGCTGCTCCGCTTTATCACTTGCGGCAGCGTCGATGACGGCAAAAGCACGCTTATCGGCAAGTTGCTGATCGAAGCCAAAGCGACTTTCGAAGATCAGCTGGCGGCGATCGAACGCGATTCGGCCACGCATGGCACCGTTAGCGGCGAGCTTGATCCGGCCCTGCTGATGGACGGTCTGAAAGACGAACGCGAACAAGGGATCACAATCGACGTTGCGTATCGCTATTTCTCGACGGCGAAGCGCAAATTCATCATCGCCGATACGCCGGGGCACGAGCAATATACCCGCAACATGGCGACCGGAGCGTCAACCGCCGACCTGGCGATTATTTTGATCGACGCGCGGCATGGAGTCATGACGCAAACCAAGCGGCACAGCTTCATCACCTCGCTGTTGGGGATCAAGCATATCGTCGTCGCGATCAATAAGATGGATCTGGTCGATTTCAGCCAAGAGCGGTTTGAGCAAATCAAGGCCGACTACGTCGAATTCGCCGCGAAAATGGCGGCCGACGACGTTCACTTCATTCCGCTCTCGGCCCTCAAGGGAGACAACCTGGTCACGGCGAGCCCGAACATGCCGTGGTACGACGGCAGCACGTTGATGCACTTGCTCGAAAACGTCTACATCGCGTCGGACCGCAACCTGCAAGACTTCCGCTTCCCGGTGCAGTTGGTGAATCGCCCGCACCTCAATTTCCGCGGATTTTGCGGTACGATCGCCTCCGGAACCATTCGTCCCGGCGAAGAAGTGATGGCCCTGCCGTCGAAGAAAACGAGCCGGGTCAAAGCGATCGTCACGATGGACGGCGATCAGGAAGAAGCCTGCCCGCCGCTGGCCGTAACGATCACGCTGGAAGACGAAATTGACGTCAGCCGCGGCGATATGCTGGTTCGTCCCGGCAATCAACCGCTGGTCGACGATCGTTTTGACGCGATGGTCGTCTGGATGGATGAAGACCCGATGGTTCCCGGCAAATCGTACCTGGTGAAGCATACGACGACCCTCACGCCGGGGACGATCTCGACGCTGCGCTATCAGATCGATGTCAATACGCTCCATCGCAAAGATGCGCCGACGTTAGCCCTCAACGAAATCGGTCGCTGCGAGGTTCGCCTGAATCGCCCGATCGCGTTTGATCCCTATCCCAAAAATCGCACAACCGGCGCGTTTATCGTGATCGACCGGATGACCAATCGTACGGTCGCCGCCGGCATGATCATCGACCGCAAAGAGAAGAAAGTCGCTCACTGGGACGACGAACCGACCTCGGGTCCCACGAGCGAAGGAGTGACCAGCGTCACCGCCGAGCAGCGCGAAGCCCGATTTGGCCAACAGCCGACCACGCTGCTGCTGACCGGTTTGACCGGCGCCGGCAAGACAACGATCGCCTACGCGCTGGAACGACGTCTGTTTGACGAAGGCCGCGTTTGCGTCGTGCTGGATGGTCAGAACCTGCGGAGCGGCGTCAGCCGAGATCTTGGCTTCACCGCCGACGAACGGTCCGAGAATCTTCGCCGCGGCAGCGAGATCGCCGCGTTGATGAACGGCGCCGGCATGATCTGCATCTGCGCGTTCACCGCTCCGAACGAAGACGTACGCCAAAAAGCGGCCGAAGTGGTCGGCAAAGACCGCTTTGTGGTCGTTCATCTCTCGGCGCCGATCGAGGTCTGTCGCCAGCGCGACGACAGCGGCTTGTATGAAAAGGCGGACTCCGGCGAGATCGCCAACTTCCCCGGCGTCAGCTACGAGTTTGAACCGCCGACGAGCCCCGACCTGATGTTGCCGACCCACGAACTGGAAGTGAGCGAATCGGTCGACAAGATCATGGCGCTGCTGAAAGAGCGGAATGTGATCTAA